From Aquificaceae bacterium:
ATGAGGAGCTTTTGGTTCTTAGAGAGCTCACTCAAAGGTATAATGTTCAGCTTGTGGTAAACGATAGGGTGGACTTAGCTCTTGCAGTGTCTGCGGACGGTGTTCATGTGGGTCAAGAAGACCTTCCTCCCGATGTGGTTAGAAAACTTGTAGGAGACAAAATGTTTATAGGATACTCAGTAAACTCTGTGGATAAGCTAAAAGAGGTGGAGCATCTTCCCATAGACTATATAGGCTTTGGTTCTGTGTATGAGACTACCACAAAGGCAAACTACAAATTGGTGGGTATAGAGGGTCTGCGTCAAGCGGTAAAGCTAACCTCAAAGCCCATCGTAGCCATAGGTGGCATAACCCACTACAGGGTTGCGGA
This genomic window contains:
- the thiE gene encoding thiamine phosphate synthase; this translates as MKKPNLTLYLVTDDRYFMDRDLVSTIESAIKGGITALQYRFKNKSTRQMYEELLVLRELTQRYNVQLVVNDRVDLALAVSADGVHVGQEDLPPDVVRKLVGDKMFIGYSVNSVDKLKEVEHLPIDYIGFGSVYETTTKANYKLVGIEGLRQAVKLTSKPIVAIGGITHYRVAEVLSAGAKGIAVVSAILGFEDVEKATRSLVEAMKGYYRRALHEGFASP